A region of Poecile atricapillus isolate bPoeAtr1 chromosome 24, bPoeAtr1.hap1, whole genome shotgun sequence DNA encodes the following proteins:
- the LOC131588074 gene encoding zinc finger and BTB domain-containing protein 8A-like isoform X2, which translates to MEISSHQSHLLEQLNEQRKQDLFCDCNILVEGKVFKAHRNVLFASSGYFKMLLSQSSKETSQPTIATFEVFSPETFMVILDFVYSGILSLTGQNVIEVMSAASYLQMTDILNVCKTFIKSSLDINEKEKDHYLSLSAKSASTEPTPARPALYRSRRKAKSNPRRSYSIPDEKPNGNENSWSSYSSYLSSQVILQRADTQLSKRGRKAGSARKRRKHLGLSQSRELGGCKSDRAERAAASDSTHISRGGEEAEFEAEFDAENNVDQDDFGYHPRAEAIRKRWSVTQLEQELSRTPEFMELKAEELYTSMPTILGVMSSWNEGDLPRMRFKCPFCTHTVKRRADLKRHLRCHTGERPYPCEACGKRFTRLEHLRNHFQTIHQAGKLICRKCKRHVTELTGCVVQQGTRRYRLCHKCLAEANFDSIPKDFNASEHSPVSSTGNKRPKWALEEEQKSDEETVEEEPCNLVVRHNNDDIPDEVKEKVKPNLR; encoded by the exons ATGGAGATTTCTTCCCACCAGTCTcatctcctggagcagctgaacGAGCAGCGGAAGCAGGACTTGTTCTGTGACTGCAACATCCTGGTGGAGGGCAAGGTCTTCAAAGCCCATCGCAATGTGCTGTTTGCCAGCAGTGGCTACTTCAAAATGCTTCTTTCGCAGAGCTCGAAGGAGACGAGTCAGCCGACAATAGCCACGTTTGAGGTTTTCTCTCCAGAGACGTTCATGGTTATCCTGGACTTTGTGTATTCAGGGATATTGTCTTTAACGGGTCAGAATGTCATCGAAGTCATGTCAGCCGCCAGCTATCTGCAGATGACAGATATCCTCAATGTCTGCAAGACCTTCATTAAGTCCTCACTGGATattaatgaaaaggaaaaggatcATTACCTCAGCCTCTCAGCCAAAAGTGCGAGCACTGAACCTACCCCTGCCCGCCCGGCTCTTTATCGCtccagaaggaaagcaaagagcAATCCCCGGCGTTCCTACTCCATCCCGGACGAAAAACCCAACGGGAATGAGAACTCCTGGAGCAGTTACAGCAGCTACCTGTCCTCACAGGTGATCCTGCAGCGGGCAGACACCCAGCTGTCCAAAAGAGGCAGGAAAGCGGGCTCCGCGAGGAAGCGCCGCAAGCACCTGGGGCTGTCCCAGAGCCGGGAGCTGGGAGGGTGCAAATCGGACAGGGCAGAGCGAGCCGCAGCCTCGGATTCCACTCACATCTCCCGAGGGGGAGAGGAGGCTGAGTTTGAGGCCGAGTTTGATGCTGAGAACAACGTGGATCAGGATGATTTTGGATAtcatcccagagcagaggccaTACGCAAGAGGTGGTCAGTTACTCAGCTAGAACAAGAACTTTCCAGAACTCCTGAGTTCATGGAGTTAAAGGCAGAAGAGCTGTACACCTCAATGCCCACAATTTTAGGGGTAATGAGTAGCTGGAATGAAG gtGACCTGCCCCGGATGCGTTTCAAGTGCCCGTTCTGCACCCACACCGTGAAGCGCCGGGCAGACCTGAAGCGTCACCTGCGGTGTCACACCGGGGAGAGGCCCTACCCCTGCGAGGCCTGTGGGAAGAGGTTCACCCGCCTGGAGCACCTGCGCAACCACTTCCAAACG ATACACCAGGCTGGCAAACTGATCTGCAGGAAGTGCAAGCGCCACGTCACGGAGCTGACAGGCTGCGTGGTGCAGCAAGGGACACGGCGCTACAGACTGTGCCACAAGTGCTTGGCAGAAGCCAATTTCGACAGCATCCCCAAGGATTTCAATGCATCTGAACATTCTCCTGTCTCCTCCACGGGAAACAAACGCCCCAAATGGGCTttggaggaggagcagaaatCAGATGAAGAGACAGTGGAGGAAGAGCCCTGTAATTTGGTTGTCAGACACAATAATGATGATATTCCAGATGAGGTAAAGGAAAAGGTGAAGCCAAATCTTAGGTAG
- the SYNC gene encoding syncoilin isoform X1, producing the protein MCSAEPAELGSRGGRDLMAQPEPPPELRLDEAGASPAPQGAAEGAAPHTECLHTPSEPAGNRPKPLHRSSPDSSRDLQDASRDPRLEINTPGTQLDEDGTGVPLDVDGAGVPLDEDEAGVPLDVDGAGVPLDEDAGGTGIPLDMDADGVEIPLEVDARGTGIPADVGAAGVPLDVDEGGTGIPLAMDTDRAGIPDNADGAGIPLDMDTEGAGGPLDADATEHQCLTLEELGNYFQECIEIVEQLERERDSLITELAQLREPALQEIRHAHEEIQAACRLLAKVELERDNLRDEIRQIKQKLFKVTKECVACQYQLESRRHDLSQHAVYQGELESQAGQLSGELSQLKETCEKEKEVLRQRLEAPPCRQDNLYLQESRRLSVEFESFVAESRRGLEEHYEPQLLRLLERREAGAKALQEMQGEIQGMKEALRPLQGEVSRLRLQNRSLEEQIVLVKQKRDEEVGQYREQVEELEDRLKELKNGVQLQQRKNQELEELRTSLHRELSIYKSCLEIYGHLCKSEEKAEQDC; encoded by the exons ATGTGCAGCGCAGAGCCGGCAGAGCTGGGCTCCAGGGGAGGAAG ggACCTGATGGCACAGCCTGAGCCCCCTCCAGAGCTGCGGCTGGATGAagctggagcatccccagccccgcagggagcagctgaaggagctgctccacacACAGAATGTCTTCACACCCCATCGGAGCCAGCGGGGAACAGACCTAAACCcctgcacaggagcagcccagaCTCCAGCCGGGATCTGCAGGATGCCAGCAGGGATCCTCGCTTGGAGATAAACACACCAGGGACCCAGCTGGACGAGGATGGGACAGGAGTCCCACTGGATGTGGATGGGGCAGGGGTCCCACTGGATGAGGATGAGGCAGGAGTCCCACTGGATGTGGATGGGGCAGGAGTCCCACTGGATGAGGATGCAGGTGGGACAGGAATCCCACTGGACATGGATGCAGATGGAGTAGAGATTCCACTGGAGGTGGATGCACGTGGGACAGGGATCCCAGCGGATGTGGGTGCGGCAGGAGTCCCGCTGGACGTGGATGAAGGTGGGACAGGGATCCCACTGGCCATGGACACAGACAGGGCAGGGATCCCAGACAATGCAGATGGGGCAGGGATCCCCCTGGATATGGACACAGAGGGAGCAGGCGGCCCTCTGGATGCCGATGCCACAGAGCACCAGTGCCTGACCCTGGAAGAGCTGGGGAATTATTTCCAGGAGTGCATTGAGATCGTGGAacagctggagagggagagggacagCCTGATCaccgagctggcccagctccgGGAGCCGGCGCTGCAGGAGATCCGCCATGCCCACGAGGAGATCCAGGCAGCCTGCAGGCTGCTGGCCAAggtggagctggagagggacaacCTGCGGGATGAGATCCGGCAGATCAAGCAGAAACTCTTCAAGGTGACCAAGGAATGCGTGGCCTGTCAGTACCAGCTGGAGAGCCGCCGGCACGACCTCTCCCAGCACGCCGTCTACCAGGGCGAGCTGGAGAGCCAGGCCGGGCAGCTCTCgggggagctgtcccagctgaaggAGACCTGcgagaaggagaaggaagtcCTGAGGCAGCGCCTGGAGGCTCCACCCTGCCGGCAGGACAACCTGTACCTCCAGGAGAGCCGCCGGCTTTCCGTGGAGTTCGAGAGCTTCGTGGCCGAGAGCCGGCGGGGGCTGGAGGAGCACTACGAGCCCCAGCTGCTGCGGCTGCTGGAGCGGCGCGAGGCCGGGGCCAAGGcgctgcaggagatgcagggagaGATCCAGGGCATGAAGGAAGCCCTGAGACCCTTGCAGGGCGAGGTCAGCCGGCTGAGGCTGCAGAACcgcagcctggaggagcagattGTCCTGGTCAAGCAAAAAAGGGATGAGGAGGTCGGGCAGTACCGG GAGCaggtggaggagctggaggacagGCTGAAGGAGCTCAAGAACGGggtccagctccagcagcgcaagaaccaggagctggaggagctcagGACCAGCCTCCATCGGGAGCTCTCCATCTACAA GAGCTGCTTAGAAATCTACGGCCACCTCTGCAAAtcagaggaaaaagcagagcaggactGTTAG
- the SYNC gene encoding syncoilin isoform X2, which yields MAQPEPPPELRLDEAGASPAPQGAAEGAAPHTECLHTPSEPAGNRPKPLHRSSPDSSRDLQDASRDPRLEINTPGTQLDEDGTGVPLDVDGAGVPLDEDEAGVPLDVDGAGVPLDEDAGGTGIPLDMDADGVEIPLEVDARGTGIPADVGAAGVPLDVDEGGTGIPLAMDTDRAGIPDNADGAGIPLDMDTEGAGGPLDADATEHQCLTLEELGNYFQECIEIVEQLERERDSLITELAQLREPALQEIRHAHEEIQAACRLLAKVELERDNLRDEIRQIKQKLFKVTKECVACQYQLESRRHDLSQHAVYQGELESQAGQLSGELSQLKETCEKEKEVLRQRLEAPPCRQDNLYLQESRRLSVEFESFVAESRRGLEEHYEPQLLRLLERREAGAKALQEMQGEIQGMKEALRPLQGEVSRLRLQNRSLEEQIVLVKQKRDEEVGQYREQVEELEDRLKELKNGVQLQQRKNQELEELRTSLHRELSIYKSCLEIYGHLCKSEEKAEQDC from the exons ATGGCACAGCCTGAGCCCCCTCCAGAGCTGCGGCTGGATGAagctggagcatccccagccccgcagggagcagctgaaggagctgctccacacACAGAATGTCTTCACACCCCATCGGAGCCAGCGGGGAACAGACCTAAACCcctgcacaggagcagcccagaCTCCAGCCGGGATCTGCAGGATGCCAGCAGGGATCCTCGCTTGGAGATAAACACACCAGGGACCCAGCTGGACGAGGATGGGACAGGAGTCCCACTGGATGTGGATGGGGCAGGGGTCCCACTGGATGAGGATGAGGCAGGAGTCCCACTGGATGTGGATGGGGCAGGAGTCCCACTGGATGAGGATGCAGGTGGGACAGGAATCCCACTGGACATGGATGCAGATGGAGTAGAGATTCCACTGGAGGTGGATGCACGTGGGACAGGGATCCCAGCGGATGTGGGTGCGGCAGGAGTCCCGCTGGACGTGGATGAAGGTGGGACAGGGATCCCACTGGCCATGGACACAGACAGGGCAGGGATCCCAGACAATGCAGATGGGGCAGGGATCCCCCTGGATATGGACACAGAGGGAGCAGGCGGCCCTCTGGATGCCGATGCCACAGAGCACCAGTGCCTGACCCTGGAAGAGCTGGGGAATTATTTCCAGGAGTGCATTGAGATCGTGGAacagctggagagggagagggacagCCTGATCaccgagctggcccagctccgGGAGCCGGCGCTGCAGGAGATCCGCCATGCCCACGAGGAGATCCAGGCAGCCTGCAGGCTGCTGGCCAAggtggagctggagagggacaacCTGCGGGATGAGATCCGGCAGATCAAGCAGAAACTCTTCAAGGTGACCAAGGAATGCGTGGCCTGTCAGTACCAGCTGGAGAGCCGCCGGCACGACCTCTCCCAGCACGCCGTCTACCAGGGCGAGCTGGAGAGCCAGGCCGGGCAGCTCTCgggggagctgtcccagctgaaggAGACCTGcgagaaggagaaggaagtcCTGAGGCAGCGCCTGGAGGCTCCACCCTGCCGGCAGGACAACCTGTACCTCCAGGAGAGCCGCCGGCTTTCCGTGGAGTTCGAGAGCTTCGTGGCCGAGAGCCGGCGGGGGCTGGAGGAGCACTACGAGCCCCAGCTGCTGCGGCTGCTGGAGCGGCGCGAGGCCGGGGCCAAGGcgctgcaggagatgcagggagaGATCCAGGGCATGAAGGAAGCCCTGAGACCCTTGCAGGGCGAGGTCAGCCGGCTGAGGCTGCAGAACcgcagcctggaggagcagattGTCCTGGTCAAGCAAAAAAGGGATGAGGAGGTCGGGCAGTACCGG GAGCaggtggaggagctggaggacagGCTGAAGGAGCTCAAGAACGGggtccagctccagcagcgcaagaaccaggagctggaggagctcagGACCAGCCTCCATCGGGAGCTCTCCATCTACAA GAGCTGCTTAGAAATCTACGGCCACCTCTGCAAAtcagaggaaaaagcagagcaggactGTTAG
- the RBBP4 gene encoding histone-binding protein RBBP4 isoform X1 — MADKEAAFDDAVEERVINEEYKIWKKNTPFLYDLVMTHALEWPSLTAQWLPDVTRPEGKDFSIHRLVLGTHTSDEQNHLVIASVQLPNDDAQFDASHYDSEKGEFGGFGSVSGKIEIEIKINHEGEVNRARYMPQNPCIIATKTPSSDVLVFDYTKHPSKPDPSGECNPDLRLRGHQKEGYGLSWNPNLSGHLLSASDDHTICLWDISAVPKEGKVVDAKTIFTGHTAVVEDVSWHLLHESLFGSVADDQKLMIWDTRSNNTSKPSHSVDAHTAEVNCLSFNPYSEFILATGSADKTVALWDLRNLKLKLHSFESHKDEIFQVQWSPHNETILASSGTDRRLNVWDLSKIGEEQSPEDAEDGPPELLFIHGGHTAKISDFSWNPNEPWVICSVSEDNIMQVWQMAENIYNDEDPEGSVDPEGQGS; from the exons aTGGCGGACAAGGAAG cagccTTTGATGATGCAGTGGAAGAGCGTGTGATCAACGAGGAAtataaaatatggaaaaagaaCACCCCCTTCCTGTACGATTTGGTGATGACTCATGCCCTGGAGTGGCCCAGCCTGACTGCTCAGTGGCTTCCTGATGTCACAAG aCCTGAAGGCAAAGATTTCAGCATCCACAGGTTGGTGCTGGGCACCCACACCTCAGATGAACAAAACCACCTGGTGATTGCCAGTGTGCAGCTGCCCAACGACGATGCCCAGTTTGATGCTTCCCACTATGACAGTGAGAAAGGAG AGTTTGGAGGCTTTGGCTCAGTAAGTGgaaaaattgaaattgaaatCAAGATAAACCACGAGGGAGAGGTGAACAGAGCCCGTTACATGCCCCAGAACCCCTGCATCATCGCCACCAAGACTCCCTCTAGTGATGTCCTGGTCTTTGATTACACCAAACACCCCTCCAAACCAG ACCCTTCTGGGGAGTGCAACCCGGACCTGCGTCTCCGTGGGCACCAGAAGGAGGGATATGGACTGTCCTGGAACCCCAACCTCAGCGGGCATTTGCTGAGTGCTTCTGATGATCAT acAATTTGCTTGTGGGATATCAGTGCTGTTCCCAAAGAAGGCAAAGTGGTGGATGCCAAGACCATCTTCACAGGACACACAGCGGTGGTGGAAGATGTATCCTGGCACCTGCTCCATGAATCCCTGTTTGGATCTGTTGCTGATGATCAGAAGCTCATGAT ctgggaTACCCGGTCAAACAACACCTCCAAACCCAGTCATTCCGTGGATGCTCACACAGCTGAGGTGAACTGCCTCTCCTTCAACCCCTACAGTGAGTTTATCCTGGCCACAGGATCAGCTGATAAG actgttGCTCTATGGGACTTGAGGAACCTAAAACTGAAGCTGCACTCATTTGAATCACATaaagatgaaatatttcag GTTCAGTGGTCTCCCCATAATGAAACCATCCTGGCCTCCAGTGGCACAGACCGCAGGCTAAATGTTTGGGACTTGAG taAAATTGGAGAGGAGCAATCCCCTGAAGATGCTGAGGATGGTCCCCCAGAGCTgttg TTTATCCATGGTGGTCATACTGCAAAGATCTCAGATTTCTCCTGGAATCCCAATGAGCCCTGGGTCATTTGTTCTGTATCAGAAGATAATATCATGCAAGTCTGGCAAATG GCAGAGAACATCTACAACGATGAAGATCCCGAAGGAAGCGTGGATCCAGAAGGTCAAGGATCCTAG
- the ZBTB8OS gene encoding protein archease isoform X2 — protein MLHAWGDTLEEAFEQCAMAMFGYMTDISTVEPVGTVEVEAEGHDLLSLLFHFLDEWLYKFSADEFFIPREVKVLHIDRMQFKIRSIGWGEEFSLDKHPQGTEVKAITYSAMQICEDEKPEVFVIIDI, from the exons AT GCTCCATGCCTGGGGAGACACGTTGGAAGAAGCCTTTGAGCAGTGTGCCATGGCCATGTTTGGCTACATGACAGACATAAGCACCGTGGAACCCGTGGGTACAGTGGAGGTAGAGGCAGAAG GGCATGACCTGTTGTCTCTTCTCTTTCACTTCCTGGATGAGTGGCTGTATAAATTCAGTGCTGATGAGTTTTTTATACCCAGG GAAGTGAAAGTGCTTCACATTGACCGAATGCAGTTCAAAATAAGATCAATTGG GTGGGGAGAAGAGTTCTCTTTAGACAAACACCCACAG GGCACAGAAGTCAAAGCCATAACTTACTCAGCAATGCAGATCTGTGAAGATGAAAAGCCAGAAGTCTTTGTCATTATTGATATTTAA
- the LOC131588074 gene encoding zinc finger and BTB domain-containing protein 8A.1-A-like isoform X1 — MEISSHQSHLLEQLNEQRKQDLFCDCNILVEGKVFKAHRNVLFASSGYFKMLLSQSSKETSQPTIATFEVFSPETFMVILDFVYSGILSLTGQNVIEVMSAASYLQMTDILNVCKTFIKSSLDINEKEKDHYLSLSAKSASTEPTPARPALYRSRRKAKSNPRRSYSIPDEKPNGNENSWSSYSSYLSSQVILQRADTQLSKRGRKAGSARKRRKHLGLSQSRELGGCKSDRAERAAASDSTHISRGGEEAEFEAEFDAENNVDQDDFGYHPRAEAIRKRWSVTQLEQELSRTPEFMELKAEELYTSMPTILGVMSSWNEAGNCRKSSKKAVLCALSLPGDLPRMRFKCPFCTHTVKRRADLKRHLRCHTGERPYPCEACGKRFTRLEHLRNHFQTIHQAGKLICRKCKRHVTELTGCVVQQGTRRYRLCHKCLAEANFDSIPKDFNASEHSPVSSTGNKRPKWALEEEQKSDEETVEEEPCNLVVRHNNDDIPDEVKEKVKPNLR, encoded by the exons ATGGAGATTTCTTCCCACCAGTCTcatctcctggagcagctgaacGAGCAGCGGAAGCAGGACTTGTTCTGTGACTGCAACATCCTGGTGGAGGGCAAGGTCTTCAAAGCCCATCGCAATGTGCTGTTTGCCAGCAGTGGCTACTTCAAAATGCTTCTTTCGCAGAGCTCGAAGGAGACGAGTCAGCCGACAATAGCCACGTTTGAGGTTTTCTCTCCAGAGACGTTCATGGTTATCCTGGACTTTGTGTATTCAGGGATATTGTCTTTAACGGGTCAGAATGTCATCGAAGTCATGTCAGCCGCCAGCTATCTGCAGATGACAGATATCCTCAATGTCTGCAAGACCTTCATTAAGTCCTCACTGGATattaatgaaaaggaaaaggatcATTACCTCAGCCTCTCAGCCAAAAGTGCGAGCACTGAACCTACCCCTGCCCGCCCGGCTCTTTATCGCtccagaaggaaagcaaagagcAATCCCCGGCGTTCCTACTCCATCCCGGACGAAAAACCCAACGGGAATGAGAACTCCTGGAGCAGTTACAGCAGCTACCTGTCCTCACAGGTGATCCTGCAGCGGGCAGACACCCAGCTGTCCAAAAGAGGCAGGAAAGCGGGCTCCGCGAGGAAGCGCCGCAAGCACCTGGGGCTGTCCCAGAGCCGGGAGCTGGGAGGGTGCAAATCGGACAGGGCAGAGCGAGCCGCAGCCTCGGATTCCACTCACATCTCCCGAGGGGGAGAGGAGGCTGAGTTTGAGGCCGAGTTTGATGCTGAGAACAACGTGGATCAGGATGATTTTGGATAtcatcccagagcagaggccaTACGCAAGAGGTGGTCAGTTACTCAGCTAGAACAAGAACTTTCCAGAACTCCTGAGTTCATGGAGTTAAAGGCAGAAGAGCTGTACACCTCAATGCCCACAATTTTAGGGGTAATGAGTAGCTGGAATGAAG CTGGAAACTgcagaaagagcagcaagaaagctgtgctgtgtgccctgtccctgccaggtGACCTGCCCCGGATGCGTTTCAAGTGCCCGTTCTGCACCCACACCGTGAAGCGCCGGGCAGACCTGAAGCGTCACCTGCGGTGTCACACCGGGGAGAGGCCCTACCCCTGCGAGGCCTGTGGGAAGAGGTTCACCCGCCTGGAGCACCTGCGCAACCACTTCCAAACG ATACACCAGGCTGGCAAACTGATCTGCAGGAAGTGCAAGCGCCACGTCACGGAGCTGACAGGCTGCGTGGTGCAGCAAGGGACACGGCGCTACAGACTGTGCCACAAGTGCTTGGCAGAAGCCAATTTCGACAGCATCCCCAAGGATTTCAATGCATCTGAACATTCTCCTGTCTCCTCCACGGGAAACAAACGCCCCAAATGGGCTttggaggaggagcagaaatCAGATGAAGAGACAGTGGAGGAAGAGCCCTGTAATTTGGTTGTCAGACACAATAATGATGATATTCCAGATGAGGTAAAGGAAAAGGTGAAGCCAAATCTTAGGTAG
- the RBBP4 gene encoding histone-binding protein RBBP4 isoform X2: protein MADKEAFDDAVEERVINEEYKIWKKNTPFLYDLVMTHALEWPSLTAQWLPDVTRPEGKDFSIHRLVLGTHTSDEQNHLVIASVQLPNDDAQFDASHYDSEKGEFGGFGSVSGKIEIEIKINHEGEVNRARYMPQNPCIIATKTPSSDVLVFDYTKHPSKPDPSGECNPDLRLRGHQKEGYGLSWNPNLSGHLLSASDDHTICLWDISAVPKEGKVVDAKTIFTGHTAVVEDVSWHLLHESLFGSVADDQKLMIWDTRSNNTSKPSHSVDAHTAEVNCLSFNPYSEFILATGSADKTVALWDLRNLKLKLHSFESHKDEIFQVQWSPHNETILASSGTDRRLNVWDLSKIGEEQSPEDAEDGPPELLFIHGGHTAKISDFSWNPNEPWVICSVSEDNIMQVWQMAENIYNDEDPEGSVDPEGQGS from the exons aTGGCGGACAAGGAAG ccTTTGATGATGCAGTGGAAGAGCGTGTGATCAACGAGGAAtataaaatatggaaaaagaaCACCCCCTTCCTGTACGATTTGGTGATGACTCATGCCCTGGAGTGGCCCAGCCTGACTGCTCAGTGGCTTCCTGATGTCACAAG aCCTGAAGGCAAAGATTTCAGCATCCACAGGTTGGTGCTGGGCACCCACACCTCAGATGAACAAAACCACCTGGTGATTGCCAGTGTGCAGCTGCCCAACGACGATGCCCAGTTTGATGCTTCCCACTATGACAGTGAGAAAGGAG AGTTTGGAGGCTTTGGCTCAGTAAGTGgaaaaattgaaattgaaatCAAGATAAACCACGAGGGAGAGGTGAACAGAGCCCGTTACATGCCCCAGAACCCCTGCATCATCGCCACCAAGACTCCCTCTAGTGATGTCCTGGTCTTTGATTACACCAAACACCCCTCCAAACCAG ACCCTTCTGGGGAGTGCAACCCGGACCTGCGTCTCCGTGGGCACCAGAAGGAGGGATATGGACTGTCCTGGAACCCCAACCTCAGCGGGCATTTGCTGAGTGCTTCTGATGATCAT acAATTTGCTTGTGGGATATCAGTGCTGTTCCCAAAGAAGGCAAAGTGGTGGATGCCAAGACCATCTTCACAGGACACACAGCGGTGGTGGAAGATGTATCCTGGCACCTGCTCCATGAATCCCTGTTTGGATCTGTTGCTGATGATCAGAAGCTCATGAT ctgggaTACCCGGTCAAACAACACCTCCAAACCCAGTCATTCCGTGGATGCTCACACAGCTGAGGTGAACTGCCTCTCCTTCAACCCCTACAGTGAGTTTATCCTGGCCACAGGATCAGCTGATAAG actgttGCTCTATGGGACTTGAGGAACCTAAAACTGAAGCTGCACTCATTTGAATCACATaaagatgaaatatttcag GTTCAGTGGTCTCCCCATAATGAAACCATCCTGGCCTCCAGTGGCACAGACCGCAGGCTAAATGTTTGGGACTTGAG taAAATTGGAGAGGAGCAATCCCCTGAAGATGCTGAGGATGGTCCCCCAGAGCTgttg TTTATCCATGGTGGTCATACTGCAAAGATCTCAGATTTCTCCTGGAATCCCAATGAGCCCTGGGTCATTTGTTCTGTATCAGAAGATAATATCATGCAAGTCTGGCAAATG GCAGAGAACATCTACAACGATGAAGATCCCGAAGGAAGCGTGGATCCAGAAGGTCAAGGATCCTAG
- the ZBTB8OS gene encoding protein archease isoform X1, which produces MAAEDRDYNLTEEQKAVKAKYPPLCKKYEYLDHTADVQLHAWGDTLEEAFEQCAMAMFGYMTDISTVEPVGTVEVEAEGHDLLSLLFHFLDEWLYKFSADEFFIPREVKVLHIDRMQFKIRSIGWGEEFSLDKHPQGTEVKAITYSAMQICEDEKPEVFVIIDI; this is translated from the exons ATGGCAGCCGAGGACAGGGATTACAACCTGACTGAGGAGCAGAAAGCTGTGAAAGCCAAGTACCCCCCTCTCTGCAAAAAATATGAAT ATTTGGATCACACAGCAGACGTGCA GCTCCATGCCTGGGGAGACACGTTGGAAGAAGCCTTTGAGCAGTGTGCCATGGCCATGTTTGGCTACATGACAGACATAAGCACCGTGGAACCCGTGGGTACAGTGGAGGTAGAGGCAGAAG GGCATGACCTGTTGTCTCTTCTCTTTCACTTCCTGGATGAGTGGCTGTATAAATTCAGTGCTGATGAGTTTTTTATACCCAGG GAAGTGAAAGTGCTTCACATTGACCGAATGCAGTTCAAAATAAGATCAATTGG GTGGGGAGAAGAGTTCTCTTTAGACAAACACCCACAG GGCACAGAAGTCAAAGCCATAACTTACTCAGCAATGCAGATCTGTGAAGATGAAAAGCCAGAAGTCTTTGTCATTATTGATATTTAA